The Zingiber officinale cultivar Zhangliang chromosome 2A, Zo_v1.1, whole genome shotgun sequence genomic sequence GCTGAAGCTACGAGTGACGGGCCGCATATGGAAAGAACAATAAAACCCCATAGATATCTGTGGATTCAAAGTCGTAGAATTTATGGCCAAGTGTTTCAACTTTGATGATTTAGCATCTTCCTTTTTCTTCGAATGTACTTTAGGTTTACAATCGATTCATGCAATCTAGAACCGTTAGTTCATAgcaatttttagttaaattttcataatactatcaaaaatgtcattgCAATGGAAAGGGAAAGAGTCTGCAATTACATGATTCTCATCAAGCGATAACCCAAAGCAAGGGAAAAACGAAGTCCAAAACTGAGTTTGATGTAAATTTTGTGAAGCCAAACTTACAAAAGTTAAGATTATTGAAAAGATCGCGAAGATTGACACCATGAAGAACACCCTAACCAAGAAAGTTGATTACCACGAGGTGGAGCACCAAGTTGCAAAGAACGAAATCAGCGAAAGCCCGTTCGGGTGGTAGATCCTGCAAACCAAATTCTTGTAGTGATTCAGACGCGACGCAGAGATCAAGTGCTTAGTTTACTCAATGATTCGAAAGAATTAGGGGATGGATACCTTGAACTCCTTGTTCTCTTTGTTGACTTGGATTCGGAGACAAACTGCACAGTGAAACATGATAAGGTTGATGATCAAAACGGGAAAAAGTTCGTTGGTTGTGTACCTGCAAGTACTGCAGTCCCTACGCAGGACAGAACGCCGGCCAGGAAAGAGTTGAAGGGGAATGATCCAACTATTCCCATGTACACCACCTGGTGCATTAGTTGAACGCTAAGATACACACTAGAAATCGATCTTATTGAATTTCCCCAACACAAGCTCTTATAACCGAAAACTGGAAGAAAAAAACAGGTAGGAACAATCCTTGGTGATTAAGTTCGGGAAGCAAGTGAAGACGAGATTCAATGTTCACAACACT encodes the following:
- the LOC122042731 gene encoding dolichyl-diphosphooligosaccharide--protein glycosyltransferase subunit DAD1-like isoform X1, whose protein sequence is MAKSSTSDAQALFRSLRSAYAATPTNLKIIDLYVVYAITTAVIQVVYMGIVGSFPFNSFLAGVLSCVGTAVLAVCLRIQVNKENKEFKDLPPERAFADFVLCNLVLHLVVINFLG
- the LOC122042731 gene encoding dolichyl-diphosphooligosaccharide--protein glycosyltransferase subunit DAD1-like isoform X2; amino-acid sequence: MAKSSTSDAQALFRSLRSAYAATPTNLKIIDLYVVYAITTAVIQVVYMGIVGSFPFNSFLAGVLSCVGTAVLAVCLRIQVNKENKEFKNLVCRIYHPNGLSLISFFATWCSTSW